From Pempheris klunzingeri isolate RE-2024b chromosome 18, fPemKlu1.hap1, whole genome shotgun sequence, a single genomic window includes:
- the LOC139217870 gene encoding thrombomodulin-like — MKDVTKLFVVVLTFQIGRASVKPHSGYCVGTQCFTLFQDSFDYITAQDQCVEQGGHLMTVRSLESQDVLFILLGNFTGRFWIGLHLTAGCPDAAAELRGYQWVTKDSESDFLNWAPSFDSSCSSHRCVSVSQDDDFKWVQEPCDDHAAGFLCEYSFKEPCKGLAVAEGESVTYTTPMGFEAKNVPSLPPGSTAIQMPAETKYVCFSEQWLQAPWSCEIHEGGCEYKCTVDPKDAPSCYCPLGQAVNPANKVTCEVAKDDPCLSLRCAHACYKDGDTYKCMCDQGFKLGRDGKSCVDFNDCTDERQCPGENFLCVNTVGGYQCVCEEGYRMTSGLCVDVNECMSAPCEHMCTNTPGGYNCSCFDGYKEDPQSPNKCKLHCGEEECVAECDPNDKFQCYCPDGYVSEERVDHTVCIDMDECSFNYCDQGCVNTFGSYMCSCSPGYTLVGEYTCVKDEGETDTDAGAATSPNTPTVPLMPHPDPTRQPRGVTVGGLVGIILCTVFFIVLVVFLAHHFLSSREKMESADELKAPEGEAHGLRHVTHET; from the coding sequence ATGAAGGATGTTACGAAACTGTTTGTGGTCGTGTTGACTTTCCAGATAGGAAGAGCCAGCGTGAAGCCGCATAGCGGATACTGCGTTGGGACCCAGTGTTTCACGCTGTTCCAGGATTCCTTCGATTACATAACCGCGCAGGATCAATGCGTAGAGCAAGGTGGCCATTTAATGACAGTGCGGTCGCTTGAGTCCCAGGATGTTCTTTTTATCCTGTTGGGAAACTTTACGGGGCGGTTCTGGATCGGTTTACATCTAACGGCCGGCTGTCCCGACGCCGCTGCGGAGCTTCGAGGCTACCAGTGGGTGACCAAAGACAGCGAGAGTGACTTCCTCAACTGGGCGCCGAGTTTTGACAGCAGCTGCTCTTCTCATCGCTGCGTCTCAGTTTCCCAAGACGATGACTTCAAATGGGTCCAGGAGCCGTGCGATGACCATGCGGCCGGGTTTCTGTGCGAGTACAGCTTCAAAGAGCCGTGCAAAGGTCTGGCGGTGGCAGAGGGTGAGTCTGTCACCTACACCACCCCCATGGGATTTGAAGCCAAGAATGTGCCGTCTTTGCCTCCTGGAAGCACCGCTATCCAGATGCCGGCTGAGACTAAATACGTCTGCTTTTCCGAACAATGGCTGCAGGCGCCCTGGAGCTGTGAGATACACGAAGGTGGGTGTGAGTATAAATGCACAGTGGACCCCAAAGATGCCCCCTCTTGCTACTGCCCGCTGGGACAAGCGGTAAACCCTGCAAATAAAGTCACCTGCGAAGTGGCCAAAGATGACCCGTGCCTGTCCCTGCGCTGTGCGCACGCCTGCTACAAGGACGGAGACACCTACAAGTGCATGTGTGACCAGGGCTTTAAGCTGGGGCGGGACGGCAAATCGTGCGTGGACTTCAACGACTGCACGGACGAGCGGCAATGTCCCGGGGAGAACTTCTTGTGCGTCAACACCGTCGGCGGATATCAGTGCGTCTGCGAGGAGGGATACAGGATGACCAGCGGGCTGTGCGTCGACGTGAACGAGTGCATGTCCGCTCCATGTGAGCACATGTGCACCAACACTCCTGGTGGCTACAATTGCTCGTGTTTTGATGGCTACAAAGAGGACCCACAATCACCGAATAAGTGTAAACTCCACTGCGGGGAGGAGGAATGCGTCGCCGAGTGCGACCCGAATGACAAGTTCCAGTGCTACTGCCCTGACGGTTATGTATCCGAGGAAAGAGTCGACCACACGGTTTGCATTGACATGGACGAGTGCTCTTTCAATTATTGTGATCAAGGTTGTGTAAACACATTTGGCAGCTACATGTGCTCGTGTTCTCCAGGATACACTCTTGTTGGTGAGTACACGTGCGTAAAAGACGAAGGTGAGACGGACACGGACGCTGGAGCGGCCACATCTCCAAACACCCCGACAGTACCACTTATGCCACATCCAGATCCAACAAGGCAACCCAGAGGGGTGACAGTGGGGGGTCTCGTGGGGATTATATTGTGCACTGTCTTTTTTATTGTGTTGGTGGTTTTCCTGGCGCATCacttcctcagcagcagagagaagatggagagcGCAGATGAGCTCAAAGCTCCGGAGGGCGAAGCGCACGGTTTACGGCACGTGACGCACGAGActtaa